The Candidatus Aegiribacteria sp. genome includes a region encoding these proteins:
- the nadB gene encoding L-aspartate oxidase has product MAGLTCALALPEDIDILLISKIPMPTGSTSLAQGGLAAVVSENDSFELHLKDTISAGGSLVDETVAMDIISNGPELIRRLSLWGVELEGSYGNGKGGIEGGHSVRRVLHHKDRTGKLISETLSECCAKRKNITIIEPAFAVNLLTASREMPELVEGAVDRCIGAHVLHNGTITTVLAGETVIATGGSGKVYRYTSNQDSATGDGIAMAYRAGLPLKNMEFYQFHPTCLFHPDKRNFLITEALRGEGAVLINLNGERFMENFDPVRMELATRDIVARAIDSEMKRFGNDHVLLDASHLGRERLTNSFPEVTEGVTSVGIIPWEEPIPVVPAAHYIVGGIEARTDGRTTMNGLRAIGEVSCTGLHGANRLGSNSLLEAGVMGLKAAESIPDTFLHSSDFHARDWSFGRAKPLKENVLLDHAWAAIRSVMWDYVGIVRSDRRLNRALRIIDVLADEIEEDYWSLLPVTELLELRNICTVSRAIVRSALRRRESRGLHYSLDCPNTMQPPRDTIIKIVL; this is encoded by the coding sequence ATGGCAGGGCTGACATGTGCTCTCGCCCTTCCGGAGGATATTGATATCCTTCTGATCAGTAAAATACCTATGCCCACAGGCAGTACTTCCCTCGCGCAGGGAGGACTTGCGGCAGTAGTTTCCGAAAATGACAGTTTTGAGCTGCACCTGAAGGATACGATAAGTGCTGGAGGAAGTCTTGTAGACGAAACAGTGGCAATGGATATCATATCCAACGGTCCGGAACTTATTAGGCGACTGTCACTCTGGGGCGTAGAGCTTGAGGGTTCTTACGGAAACGGGAAGGGAGGTATAGAGGGCGGACACAGTGTACGGCGCGTACTTCACCACAAAGACAGAACCGGAAAGCTCATAAGCGAAACACTGAGCGAATGCTGTGCCAAACGGAAAAACATTACGATTATTGAACCGGCATTTGCGGTTAACCTCCTTACCGCCTCCAGAGAGATGCCTGAGCTCGTTGAAGGCGCCGTGGACAGATGCATAGGCGCTCATGTTCTTCACAACGGAACGATTACCACTGTCCTTGCGGGAGAAACTGTAATTGCTACCGGCGGTTCGGGCAAAGTATACCGGTATACCTCCAATCAGGATTCCGCTACGGGAGATGGAATAGCCATGGCCTACCGGGCAGGACTGCCCCTTAAGAACATGGAATTCTATCAGTTCCACCCAACCTGCCTTTTCCATCCTGATAAGCGTAATTTCCTGATTACTGAAGCCCTGAGGGGAGAAGGGGCGGTGCTTATCAATCTCAATGGTGAAAGATTCATGGAAAACTTCGATCCGGTGAGAATGGAACTGGCTACAAGGGATATAGTTGCAAGGGCTATTGATTCGGAAATGAAAAGATTCGGCAACGATCATGTCCTGCTTGACGCATCGCACCTTGGCAGGGAGAGGCTGACAAATTCCTTCCCCGAAGTTACCGAGGGCGTCACCTCTGTCGGGATCATTCCCTGGGAAGAACCAATACCTGTTGTTCCCGCCGCCCACTACATCGTTGGCGGAATTGAGGCCAGAACCGACGGCAGAACCACAATGAACGGCCTGAGAGCGATAGGTGAGGTATCCTGCACAGGACTTCATGGAGCAAACCGTCTTGGCAGTAACAGTCTTCTTGAAGCCGGCGTGATGGGGCTTAAGGCAGCAGAATCTATTCCCGACACATTTTTACACTCGAGTGATTTCCACGCAAGAGACTGGTCCTTCGGCAGAGCTAAACCACTAAAGGAAAACGTGCTTCTTGATCACGCATGGGCAGCCATAAGAAGCGTCATGTGGGATTATGTAGGAATAGTGAGGTCCGACAGAAGACTAAATCGAGCCCTCAGGATAATAGATGTCCTGGCAGATGAGATAGAGGAGGATTATTGGTCTCTTCTTCCCGTTACTGAGCTGCTGGAACTACGGAATATCTGCACTGTAAGCAGAGCTATTGTAAGATCCGCTCTGCGAAGAAGGGAAAGCAGAGGCCTGCATTACAGCCTTGATTGCCCCAATACCATGCAGCCTCCAAGGGATACTATAATCAAGATAGTACTATGA
- a CDS encoding Gfo/Idh/MocA family oxidoreductase, which produces MITGVIGTGHLGYHHARILGEITGRTVPIFDTDNERMKILSTELDVRPFRRLDSFLEECDSAVVACTTSSHYQVVMKTLKAGVHVLVEKPIASGTAEGQEMVDLAEEANLILAVGHVERFNPAILAAAELIDEPLFVEGHRMAPFNPRGTDVSVVLDLMIHDIDLVLSFVRSPVVSVHASGVPVLSNNVDIASARIEFRNRCVVNMTASRISREQVRKLRFFQHRNYVSVDFASRKVEAFKVVDRKIMPISVTVSEGDALTAELNDFRSSCETGCSPTVTGQDGLNALRSAQIISGRIKESLDEVMKDISDG; this is translated from the coding sequence ATGATTACAGGAGTTATCGGGACAGGTCATCTGGGTTACCATCACGCAAGAATTCTCGGAGAAATAACTGGAAGAACCGTTCCCATATTCGACACTGACAATGAGAGAATGAAAATACTCTCCACTGAACTGGACGTCAGACCCTTCAGAAGGCTGGATTCCTTTCTTGAGGAATGTGATTCCGCAGTCGTTGCCTGTACAACTTCAAGCCATTATCAGGTTGTGATGAAAACCCTTAAGGCCGGTGTGCATGTCCTTGTGGAGAAACCTATTGCCTCAGGGACCGCAGAGGGGCAGGAAATGGTTGACCTCGCAGAAGAGGCAAATCTGATTCTTGCCGTGGGCCACGTAGAACGTTTTAATCCTGCAATACTGGCTGCTGCGGAACTTATCGATGAACCACTGTTTGTGGAAGGTCACAGAATGGCTCCTTTCAATCCAAGGGGAACCGATGTTTCGGTTGTTCTGGATCTGATGATACATGATATCGACCTTGTGCTTTCCTTCGTCCGTTCTCCTGTTGTTTCAGTTCATGCTTCCGGTGTGCCGGTACTCAGCAATAATGTTGATATCGCCAGCGCAAGGATAGAATTCCGGAATCGCTGTGTGGTAAATATGACTGCCAGCAGAATATCAAGGGAACAGGTCAGAAAGCTCAGGTTCTTCCAGCACAGGAACTACGTATCAGTTGATTTCGCGTCAAGGAAAGTTGAAGCCTTTAAAGTGGTTGACAGGAAAATCATGCCCATATCGGTAACAGTATCGGAAGGCGACGCGCTTACTGCCGAGCTGAACGATTTCAGATCCTCCTGCGAAACAGGCTGTTCTCCCACTGTAACGGGACAGGATGGTCTTAATGCCCTCAGATCAGCACAAATTATCTCAGGCAGAATAAAGGAATCGCTGGATGAAGTAATGAAGGATATTTCTGACGGATGA
- a CDS encoding D-alanine--D-alanine ligase: protein MKILQLSGGKSAEREISLVSAAFVRNVLEESGHEVIPVEISIDGRWSLEGAFLEIKTGHSVWKLLRNGSEITFDAIFPVLHGPFGEDGTVQGLCGMAGWPCAGADVMTSALAMNKITTKELVSSRDIPVLPWKSYTIQSPPSPESLPPLLYPVFVKPARMGSSVGISRVDSPETLQDAADLAFRFDNLILIENGLENAREIEVALLSESGTISSSVAGEILPGHEWYDFSAKYNCEGSELLIPAPIPDTLSNKIRSCAENCFALLQGSGFARADFLLDEDGKFYFNEINTIPGFTEISMFPKLWNASGVSPSEVINRILDEAVRYHRRSAEPE, encoded by the coding sequence ATGAAAATTCTTCAACTTTCCGGAGGAAAATCCGCCGAACGTGAAATATCATTAGTATCAGCCGCCTTCGTCAGAAACGTACTTGAGGAATCAGGACACGAAGTAATCCCGGTTGAGATCAGCATTGACGGCCGGTGGTCTCTGGAAGGCGCTTTTCTTGAAATCAAAACAGGACATTCCGTATGGAAACTGCTGCGGAACGGTTCTGAAATCACCTTTGACGCGATCTTCCCGGTTCTTCACGGACCATTTGGTGAAGACGGTACCGTTCAGGGGCTATGCGGTATGGCCGGATGGCCCTGTGCCGGGGCAGACGTTATGACTTCAGCCTTAGCGATGAATAAAATAACAACGAAAGAACTGGTTTCATCTCGCGATATTCCAGTTCTGCCATGGAAGAGCTATACCATTCAATCTCCTCCATCACCTGAATCGTTACCTCCTTTGCTGTATCCTGTTTTCGTAAAGCCGGCAAGGATGGGATCAAGTGTTGGAATTTCAAGAGTCGATTCCCCTGAAACTCTACAGGATGCAGCTGATCTGGCATTTCGGTTCGACAACCTGATTCTCATTGAAAACGGACTTGAGAACGCGAGGGAGATTGAGGTAGCCCTTCTTTCCGAATCAGGTACGATATCCTCTTCTGTAGCAGGCGAAATTCTTCCCGGTCATGAATGGTACGATTTTTCGGCGAAATACAACTGCGAAGGGTCAGAATTACTGATTCCCGCACCTATTCCTGATACTCTTTCAAACAAGATAAGATCATGTGCAGAAAATTGTTTTGCGCTGCTTCAGGGAAGCGGATTCGCGAGGGCTGACTTTCTTCTTGATGAAGATGGTAAATTCTACTTCAACGAGATAAACACGATACCCGGTTTTACAGAAATCAGCATGTTCCCAAAGCTCTGGAATGCATCCGGAGTAAGTCCCTCAGAGGTTATTAACAGAATCCTTGATGAGGCTGTCAGGTATCACCGCCGTTCAGCGGAACCTGAGTGA
- a CDS encoding NAD-dependent epimerase/dehydratase family protein, with the protein MKVLITGGAGFIGSNITDYLIEKGWEVHVMDDLSTGFMENVNEKAVFHKLDIRSEGAFELVSTGSFDIVCHHAAQMDVRRSVREPLFDADVNIKGMLNILEASRKGGVKRVVYASTGGAVYGEPDTIPVTEDHPINPICHYGISKHTAEHYLFLYRYLYSLDYVVLRYPNVYGPRQNPYGEAGVTAIFTLAYLTGKPPVINGDGMQQRDYVHVRDIARANWMAMDLSRDDISGEIFNIGFGTGKSVIELDRIIRGYIGTDLSPSFGPALPEEIVKISLDSTKANKILGWRPEIEFETGLRELVEYHRSRLAMG; encoded by the coding sequence ATGAAAGTATTGATCACGGGGGGAGCCGGCTTTATAGGCTCCAATATCACTGATTACCTGATAGAAAAGGGCTGGGAAGTTCATGTAATGGATGACCTTTCAACAGGATTCATGGAAAATGTTAACGAAAAAGCTGTATTTCATAAACTGGATATAAGAAGTGAAGGGGCATTTGAACTGGTCTCAACCGGAAGCTTCGATATCGTATGCCATCACGCAGCCCAGATGGATGTCAGAAGGTCCGTAAGGGAACCTCTTTTCGACGCGGATGTGAATATTAAGGGAATGCTGAACATTCTTGAAGCTTCGCGAAAAGGTGGTGTAAAACGGGTTGTTTACGCATCTACAGGCGGCGCCGTTTACGGTGAACCTGATACCATTCCTGTTACCGAAGACCACCCGATCAATCCAATCTGCCATTACGGTATAAGCAAGCACACAGCTGAACACTACCTCTTCCTTTACAGGTACCTGTACAGTCTTGATTACGTTGTACTCAGGTATCCCAACGTTTATGGTCCAAGGCAGAATCCCTACGGCGAAGCCGGTGTTACAGCCATTTTCACACTTGCTTACCTCACCGGCAAGCCTCCGGTTATAAACGGGGATGGAATGCAGCAGAGGGATTACGTGCATGTAAGAGATATCGCGAGGGCCAACTGGATGGCGATGGACCTCTCAAGAGATGATATCTCAGGAGAGATATTCAATATTGGATTCGGTACCGGGAAATCCGTGATCGAACTGGACAGAATAATCCGAGGTTATATTGGAACTGACCTTTCCCCCTCTTTCGGTCCTGCCCTGCCGGAAGAGATAGTCAAAATATCTCTTGACAGTACAAAGGCCAACAAAATTCTTGGTTGGAGACCGGAGATCGAGTTTGAAACCGGATTAAGGGAACTGGTTGAATACCACCGCTCAAGACTGGCCATGGGCTGA
- a CDS encoding threonine aldolase family protein yields the protein MKRIRVDLRSDTVSTPGHAMRNAMARAEVGDDVFGEDPTLNHLEGVMAEMTGFDRAVFMPTGTMSNGVAIRALTSAGDEVVCGSRSHVYLYERAQYAMLGGLQMHRIDESESGCIPPADVEKALSRRIDQHYAPRTLVALENTQNIMGGLVLPDSEVKEIVDICGANNVSVYLDGARVWHAISATGKTLSEILSGYDMVSMCFSKGLGCPVGSILACSTEDEYEVRCLRKQHGGGMRQAGILAAACLYALEHNLTQLSRTHRFAKQLAKGIAHSPILKMLNPDPQTNIVIAETPEGKAGFIADALANLEIGCLAISPSNLRFVTHLSLSERSVKYAADILSAFGG from the coding sequence GTGAAAAGAATTAGAGTTGATCTTCGCAGCGATACCGTAAGCACACCAGGGCACGCGATGCGTAACGCTATGGCCAGGGCAGAGGTGGGAGACGATGTATTCGGCGAAGATCCTACCCTTAATCATCTTGAAGGCGTTATGGCTGAAATGACCGGATTCGACAGGGCTGTGTTTATGCCCACGGGCACAATGTCCAATGGAGTGGCCATAAGAGCTCTTACTTCTGCGGGAGACGAGGTGGTATGCGGCAGCAGAAGCCATGTATATCTCTACGAAAGAGCTCAATACGCTATGCTGGGCGGCCTGCAGATGCACAGGATAGATGAATCAGAAAGTGGCTGCATTCCACCTGCTGATGTTGAAAAGGCTTTATCCAGACGCATTGACCAGCATTACGCTCCAAGAACACTTGTCGCGCTTGAGAATACACAGAATATCATGGGGGGTCTTGTACTGCCGGACAGCGAGGTTAAAGAAATCGTAGATATTTGCGGCGCGAACAACGTTTCAGTTTACCTTGATGGCGCAAGGGTATGGCATGCAATATCAGCAACAGGAAAAACACTCAGTGAAATACTTTCAGGCTACGATATGGTCTCCATGTGTTTCTCAAAGGGGCTTGGATGTCCTGTTGGCTCAATACTTGCATGTTCGACAGAGGATGAATATGAAGTTCGATGCCTGCGCAAGCAGCATGGAGGCGGAATGCGTCAGGCCGGCATTCTTGCAGCGGCCTGTCTTTACGCACTCGAACATAATCTCACTCAGCTCTCCAGAACACACCGTTTCGCAAAACAGCTTGCAAAGGGTATAGCCCATTCACCGATTCTGAAGATGCTGAATCCGGACCCTCAAACCAACATAGTTATAGCTGAAACCCCGGAAGGCAAGGCCGGGTTCATAGCAGATGCACTTGCAAACCTTGAAATAGGTTGTCTGGCGATTTCGCCATCCAATTTGAGATTCGTCACACATCTTTCACTTTCCGAACGTTCGGTCAAGTACGCTGCCGACATTCTGTCGGCATTTGGAGGATAA
- the lpxB gene encoding lipid-A-disaccharide synthase — MRIVISAGDPSGDIRSGELLEELTKMTPLEVSGLGGRNIQKAGGKIIFSLYDYSVMGFAEVISSLAKFRSLRSRMKSHILAVDPDIVLLVDYPGFNIPLAIWAKKRGYRVVYYISPQLWAWGRGRVRKIRKSVDLMITLFKFEVDFYRRYGVRALCSGHPLADSIPIHFESEPGRKIAFLPGSRRQEISLLLKPMMDSFIILRDSGVVSNATVAVSSDVPSDLYESAGSIKGVELVYSVGDALENASAAVVCSGTATLETAMWGIPFIITYRTSPLTYFLARMLVRGVSKIGMANLVAGSEIAAELIQKEVYPENIVRYVKPLLEDTEARRRSLSGMKLVREALGSEGSSERAARYILEETSDEIS, encoded by the coding sequence ATGAGAATCGTAATCTCAGCTGGAGACCCATCCGGTGATATCAGGAGCGGAGAACTCCTTGAAGAGCTTACGAAGATGACTCCCCTGGAAGTATCAGGGCTGGGAGGCAGGAATATTCAAAAAGCCGGCGGTAAGATTATCTTCAGTCTTTACGACTATTCTGTCATGGGTTTTGCTGAGGTGATATCCTCTCTTGCCAAATTCCGCAGTCTTCGCAGTCGCATGAAATCGCATATTCTCGCAGTCGATCCTGATATTGTTCTTCTTGTCGATTATCCGGGTTTCAATATTCCCCTTGCCATCTGGGCAAAGAAAAGAGGTTACAGGGTCGTATATTACATTTCTCCGCAACTCTGGGCGTGGGGGAGGGGGAGGGTCAGGAAGATTCGAAAGTCAGTAGATCTGATGATCACTCTTTTTAAGTTCGAAGTTGATTTCTACAGAAGATACGGCGTTCGAGCTCTTTGTTCCGGACATCCACTCGCTGATTCAATCCCGATACATTTTGAATCCGAACCGGGCAGGAAAATCGCCTTTCTACCAGGAAGCCGCCGACAGGAAATTTCGCTTCTCCTGAAACCTATGATGGATTCCTTCATAATTCTAAGGGACTCAGGGGTTGTTTCAAACGCTACCGTTGCGGTATCCTCTGACGTTCCTTCAGACCTCTACGAATCGGCGGGCAGCATTAAGGGCGTAGAACTGGTTTACTCTGTTGGAGATGCCCTTGAAAACGCGTCCGCCGCTGTAGTCTGTTCAGGCACAGCGACGCTTGAAACGGCCATGTGGGGAATACCTTTCATAATAACGTACAGGACATCTCCGCTAACCTACTTTCTTGCCAGAATGCTCGTCAGGGGCGTTTCGAAGATAGGGATGGCCAATCTTGTGGCGGGTTCGGAGATAGCCGCGGAACTCATTCAAAAAGAAGTTTATCCTGAGAATATCGTACGCTATGTAAAACCGCTTCTTGAAGATACTGAGGCCAGAAGAAGATCGCTAAGCGGGATGAAACTGGTCAGGGAAGCACTTGGATCGGAAGGCTCCTCCGAAAGGGCAGCCCGGTACATACTTGAAGAAACTTCAGATGAAATCTCCTGA
- a CDS encoding DUF374 domain-containing protein, translating into MKSPDLIKLSLFLGRIFFRLEGLTWRVRYIRPLSGRAGRARKMPAFFALWHARQLPLIHTHRNEGITILVSLNRDGQYAANVLHSMGFRTVRGSSSRGGMKAVRSMAVLLRNGIDCVITPDGPRGPAEEAKNGIAHIARLGKRPVIPVGASAWPAFRFSSWDGFMLPLPFARVYVVEGRPVPPMKREDDLQHWTGRIEAELNRVTASSDLLASLSAKFTSGILKLLGTVLRPLISIVLLFRPNRERKERKGYVKMSPDRPVWLHGSSLGELNGLIPYAEFLKGKNVPVWITCFTPSGRSFIDKTGLDGSYIPLDVSRFAERFIQRIRPRAFILAETEIWPNTILKSIESGIPCMMINARLSEKSSARYRFLGSFPGKLLSCFTGILVRSASDMKRYISMGVDERILNLSGDSKILTDHGDPPLEWRTALNTDKPVLVAGSTRKGEEEILLKAAESAGYFPVIAPRHLDRIDSVKNLMTGMGFKPVKWSELTASSFEALDFDSVLVDVHGELAQMYGVAEAAFVGGTLVPIGGHNVLEPIMRGIPLIVGPYYSNFMEVVNKLSAAGMTYIASSQEEITDILVKLSTLIIKENTVKAEFESIRESILDDFASMIRRAGIIEMDKADEKT; encoded by the coding sequence ATGAAATCTCCTGACCTGATTAAGCTTTCGCTGTTTCTGGGGAGGATATTCTTCAGACTGGAAGGTCTCACATGGAGGGTACGTTACATCAGACCACTTTCCGGAAGGGCCGGCAGAGCCAGAAAAATGCCCGCGTTCTTCGCACTATGGCATGCAAGACAGCTGCCGCTTATCCATACGCATAGAAACGAGGGGATTACAATACTTGTAAGTCTCAACAGGGATGGCCAGTACGCAGCGAATGTTCTTCATTCCATGGGTTTCAGAACTGTAAGAGGGTCAAGCTCAAGAGGCGGCATGAAGGCTGTTCGATCCATGGCAGTTTTACTAAGGAACGGTATCGATTGCGTCATAACACCTGACGGTCCCAGAGGGCCTGCAGAGGAAGCAAAAAACGGCATTGCCCACATCGCGCGTTTGGGAAAACGTCCGGTAATACCTGTAGGAGCTTCCGCCTGGCCGGCTTTTCGATTCTCATCCTGGGATGGTTTTATGCTTCCTCTGCCCTTCGCGCGGGTCTATGTTGTTGAGGGCAGACCTGTACCCCCGATGAAAAGGGAAGACGATCTGCAGCACTGGACTGGAAGAATTGAGGCAGAACTGAACAGGGTCACTGCCTCTTCCGATCTTCTGGCATCGCTTTCCGCAAAGTTCACAAGCGGTATTCTGAAACTTCTGGGAACCGTTCTGCGTCCATTAATATCCATAGTTCTCTTATTCAGGCCGAACAGGGAGCGGAAGGAGAGAAAAGGATACGTGAAAATGTCCCCCGACAGACCCGTTTGGCTTCATGGTTCATCGCTCGGTGAGTTAAACGGACTCATTCCTTATGCGGAATTCCTTAAAGGGAAGAACGTACCGGTATGGATTACCTGTTTTACGCCATCCGGACGTTCTTTCATAGATAAAACGGGGCTGGACGGAAGCTATATCCCTCTTGATGTTTCTCGATTCGCGGAGCGGTTCATCCAGCGGATACGTCCCAGGGCATTCATTCTGGCGGAAACGGAGATATGGCCCAATACTATTCTGAAATCGATTGAGTCTGGAATTCCATGCATGATGATTAACGCCAGGCTTTCCGAAAAAAGTTCAGCGCGATACCGTTTTCTGGGCTCATTTCCCGGAAAACTGCTGTCCTGCTTCACGGGTATTCTCGTGAGAAGCGCTTCCGACATGAAAAGGTACATTTCGATGGGTGTCGACGAGAGAATTCTGAACCTTTCGGGGGATTCAAAAATATTGACAGACCATGGAGACCCTCCGCTGGAATGGCGCACCGCACTGAATACAGATAAACCTGTCCTTGTCGCAGGCTCTACCAGGAAAGGTGAAGAGGAAATCCTTCTGAAGGCTGCCGAATCGGCAGGTTACTTCCCGGTAATAGCGCCGCGTCACCTTGACAGGATAGATAGCGTAAAAAATCTGATGACCGGTATGGGTTTCAAGCCGGTTAAATGGTCGGAATTGACTGCATCATCTTTTGAAGCGCTTGATTTCGACAGCGTTCTGGTAGATGTTCATGGAGAACTTGCTCAAATGTACGGTGTCGCTGAAGCGGCATTCGTTGGAGGTACCCTCGTCCCGATTGGAGGGCATAATGTGCTTGAACCGATCATGCGTGGTATACCCTTGATCGTAGGCCCTTATTACAGCAATTTTATGGAAGTCGTGAATAAGTTGTCTGCAGCGGGTATGACATACATCGCCTCATCACAGGAAGAGATAACCGATATACTTGTCAAGCTGTCCACACTTATCATCAAGGAAAACACGGTCAAAGCGGAATTCGAAAGTATCAGAGAAAGCATACTTGATGACTTCGCATCGATGATCAGACGAGCGGGAATTATAGAAATGGATAAAGCGGATGAAAAGACCTGA
- a CDS encoding HAD family hydrolase, which yields MAAKPVYIDRDGVININRSDYVKSLEEWIPFPGAVDAITDLSNAGHPVIVITNQSAIARKYCRISDVEEIHRHLISLVRKAGGMITGIYYCPHHPDDGCDCRKPRTGMVDSARRELDLPDGGYIVGDANSDMELGRRTGLKTVLVLTGRGRDQLKRIVSEYLPEPWKVTENISSAVKLILENSAND from the coding sequence ATGGCGGCAAAACCTGTTTACATTGACAGGGACGGGGTTATAAATATAAACAGAAGTGATTACGTTAAATCACTGGAAGAATGGATTCCCTTTCCCGGAGCTGTTGATGCCATCACGGATCTCAGTAATGCAGGGCATCCTGTAATAGTTATTACGAACCAGTCCGCAATTGCCAGAAAATATTGTCGTATTTCCGATGTCGAGGAAATACACAGGCACCTCATTTCTCTTGTCAGAAAGGCCGGGGGGATGATAACGGGCATTTACTACTGCCCTCACCATCCCGATGACGGATGCGATTGCAGAAAACCCCGTACAGGTATGGTAGATTCCGCAAGGCGCGAACTTGATCTGCCCGATGGAGGATACATCGTTGGTGATGCTAATTCTGACATGGAACTCGGCCGAAGAACCGGATTGAAGACAGTCCTTGTTCTCACAGGTCGCGGCAGGGATCAGCTGAAGAGAATAGTATCGGAATATCTGCCTGAACCCTGGAAAGTTACAGAAAACATCTCTTCTGCCGTAAAGTTAATCCTTGAGAATTCAGCGAATGACTGA
- the lpxK gene encoding tetraacyldisaccharide 4'-kinase, whose product MKRPDALFGKIVSREGRYAWAGWFLMPFGWLYGLLASIRRRWYESGNRQFHLPVPVISVGNIEVGGTGKTPVTIWLANRIAGMGYNVSVVARNFGIRAHACRVRLDSDAVRDDFTDEVLLLAESLIGRSSVYAGKSKTEAALKAYRGEKPDIIIIDDGFQHLQLYRDIELLVLDFSSPFGQGGIIPSGTLREFPSVISRADHIWINRIPSGMSAEWIKRRVLDYNWKAPVEFSRIKHTGVRLVNGKALTNIPERTVLAFCGIGKPESFRNSLEEAGIRLEDLEVFPDHHVYSESDIEHLKCVMQRTGASALITTAKDAVKLQGIPDTGDILVQTMNLEVKGAVQELMNDIQNNIDMYRNRNRK is encoded by the coding sequence ATGAAAAGACCTGATGCGCTATTCGGGAAGATAGTATCCAGGGAGGGCAGATACGCATGGGCGGGATGGTTTCTCATGCCTTTCGGATGGCTTTACGGTCTTCTTGCTTCCATAAGAAGAAGATGGTACGAATCCGGAAATAGACAGTTTCATCTTCCGGTACCTGTGATAAGCGTTGGTAATATTGAAGTGGGCGGTACCGGTAAAACGCCTGTTACCATATGGCTTGCCAACCGTATTGCGGGAATGGGGTACAATGTATCAGTAGTAGCACGGAACTTCGGCATTCGCGCTCATGCCTGCAGGGTTAGACTGGACAGCGACGCGGTCAGAGACGATTTCACCGACGAGGTTCTTCTCCTTGCCGAAAGTCTTATCGGCAGGAGCAGCGTATACGCTGGAAAATCAAAAACAGAAGCAGCGCTGAAAGCCTATCGCGGTGAGAAACCCGATATAATTATTATTGATGACGGATTTCAGCATCTGCAGCTTTACCGTGATATTGAACTCCTCGTTCTCGATTTCTCGAGTCCTTTCGGTCAGGGAGGCATCATTCCTTCGGGTACACTCAGAGAATTCCCATCTGTCATCTCCAGGGCCGACCACATCTGGATAAACCGCATACCTTCCGGCATGTCCGCGGAATGGATAAAGAGACGGGTCTTAGATTATAACTGGAAGGCTCCCGTTGAGTTCAGCAGGATCAAACATACTGGAGTGAGACTTGTAAACGGAAAAGCTCTGACGAATATTCCAGAGAGAACGGTTCTGGCTTTCTGCGGTATAGGTAAACCGGAGAGTTTCCGCAATTCCCTTGAGGAAGCCGGAATAAGGCTTGAGGATCTTGAGGTTTTCCCTGATCATCATGTCTACTCAGAGAGTGATATTGAGCATCTGAAGTGTGTTATGCAAAGGACAGGAGCTTCAGCGCTTATAACAACGGCCAAGGATGCCGTAAAGCTTCAGGGCATCCCGGATACCGGCGATATCCTCGTACAAACCATGAATCTTGAGGTCAAGGGAGCTGTGCAGGAACTGATGAACGATATCCAAAATAATATAGATATGTACAGAAATAGGAATAGAAAATAA